One genomic segment of Ricinus communis isolate WT05 ecotype wild-type chromosome 3, ASM1957865v1, whole genome shotgun sequence includes these proteins:
- the LOC8282106 gene encoding DDB1- and CUL4-associated factor homolog 1 isoform X1, translated as MEASMDESSIQGQAGGGGGGGPLTVDTESQSQHDRVQEDGTVNEEEELMDKAQKLMDRITSSPDNPNPTVLHALSSLLEAQESLYMEKNGYSSFNNSRASHNIGRLGNLVRENDEFFDLISTKFLSETRYSTSVQAAAARLLMSCSLTWIYPHVFEEPVIENIKNWVMDETARSGEERHWKHDTGKKEASDSEMLKCYSTGLLAVCLAGGGQVVEDVLTSGLSAKLMRFLRIRVLAETSTNQKDATFLMESKNLSAATCIRGREEGRGRVRQVLEATHVDNLRINDERTLDDPIGGEPPDRLVEGVDVVDEDGGDRWNSRDPRDGKIKFGDLDDSGKDDSSRRRPSRGLARPRGKGRASEAASENEQGLTSPGSGSRSGQGRIFRDRNLIKSLDLRRGQEARKYPGNLNPDGFIVEREDTDDCFQECKIGTKDISDLVKKAVRAAEAEATAANAPAEAIKAAGDAAAEVVKSAALEEFKSSNSEEAAVLAAARAASTVIDAANAVEVSRDRNRCSNDDSVTSGGTETEATEDAEEYFVPDSESLAQIREKFCIQCLEILGEYVEVLGPVLHEKGVDVCLALLQRSSKLTEVSKAATLLPDVMKLICALAAHRKFAALFVDRSGMQKLLAVPTVEQTFFGLSSCLFTIGSLQGIMERVCALPSDVVYQVVELAIQLLECPQDQARKNAALFFGAAFVFRAVIDAFDAQDGLQKLLGLLNDAAAVRSGVNSGALNLSGASALRNDRSPPEVLTSSEKQIAYHTCVALRQYFRAHLLLLLDTIRPYKNNRSVARNIPSVRAAYKPLDLSNEAVDAVFLQLQKDRKLGSAFVRTRFPAVDKFLLFNGHITMLELCQAPPVERYLHDLLQYALGVLHIVTLVNDSRKMIVNATLSNNRVGIAVILDAANISGNYVDHEIIQPALNVLINLVCPPPSISNKPPLLAQGQQTASGQFTNASAMDGSNKNTERSLSDLRERSGESSVADRGIVAASATRSISSTSQTPVPTAASGLVGDRRIFLGTGAGCAGLAAQMEQGYRQAREAVRANNGIKVLLHLLQPRIYSPPAALDCIRALACRVLLGLARDDTIAHILTKLQVGKKLSELIRDSGSQMPGTDQGRWQAELAQVAIELIAIVTNSGRASTLAATDAATPTLRRIERAAIAAATPITYHSRELLLLMHEHLQASGLAATAATLLKEAQLTPLPSLAAASSLMHQTTTQETPSTQLQWPSGRTPCGFMCKKSKAIARDEDSCLRCESALSSKKKPLVFSPTFNSQSRIQSLTLDSNQSSFKKASSGPKQSAAAGNLSEALPEALPKNNPDTESLCKTPIVLPMKRKLSDLKDVGLASSGKRVNTGEHGLRSPVCLTPNAVRKNSLLGDTVGYCTPISNLRDLHGRSTPSSLVDYLDDNQYGNCTQPGLLNDHQPSNSERLTLDSLVVQYLKHQHRQCPAPITTLPPLSLLHPHVCPEPKRSIDAPSNVTARLGTREFRSIYGGVHGNRRDRQFVYSRFRLLRTCRDDADALLTCITFLGDSSHLGVGSHTGELKIFDSNSNSVLESCTSHQSPLTFIQSYIYGETQLLLSSSSQDVRLWDASSISGGPVHSLDGCKAARFSNSGNVFATLTVEPARREILLYDVQTCQVESTLSDTVSSFTGRGHVYSLIHFSPSDTMLLWNGVLWDRRQSGPVHRFDQFTDYGGGGFHPAGNEVIINSEVWDLRKFRLLRSVPSLDQTAITFNARGDVIYAILRRNLDDVMSAVHTRRVKHPLFAAFHTVDAINYSEIATIPVDRCVLDFASEATDSFVGLITMDDQEEMYSSARIYEIGRRRPTDDDSDPDDADSEEDEEDDDDDDEDGDVDPILGADLDGDGESDADDMSNDDDDDSASDLDDEEDDGDFMMDGMDFDGGGAGILEIVTEGDEEDDDSQLVESYSSGEEDDFVSNGFNY; from the exons ATGGAGGCCTCCATGGACGAGTCATCAATTCAAGGACAAGCTGGCGGTGGCGGTGGCGGTGGTCCTCTGACAGTGGATACTGAATCGCAATCGCAGCACGACAGGGTACAGGAAGACGGAACCgtcaatgaagaagaagaattaatGGACAAGGCTCAGAAATTGATGGATAGGATCACTTCTTCCCCTGATAACCCTAACCCTACCGTCCTCCACGCCCTTTCCTCTCTCCTGGAAGCCCAGGAATCTCT ATACATGGAAAAAAATGGCTATTCATCTTTTAATAATAGTCGTGCTTCTCACAACATTGGACGGCTCGGGAACCTAGTGCGG gagaatgatgaattttttgatttaatatctACAAAGTTTCTATCTGAAACTAGATATTCAACCTCTGTTCAAGCAGCTGCTGCAAGGCTTTTGATGAGCTGTTCACTAACTTGGATT TATCCGCATGTTTTTGAAGAACCTGTCatagaaaacataaaaaactGGGTGATGGATGAGACTGCTAGATCTGGGGAAGAGCGTCATTGGAAGCATGATACGGGGAAAAAGGAGGCCTCAGATTCTGAAATGTTGAAATGCTATTCAACTGGACTTCTTGCAGTATGTTTGGCAGG TGGTGGTCAAGTAGTTGAGGACGTGTTGACATCTGGATTGTCTGCAAAGCTTATGCGCTTTCTTCGTATTCGTGTCCTTGCAGAGACAAGCACAAACCAGAAAGATGCTACTTTTTTAATGGAAAGTAAGAACTTGTCAGCTGCTACTTGTATTAGAGGTAGAGAAGAAGGTAGGGGTAGGGTAAGGCAGGTTCTGGAAGCAACTCATGTAGATAACCTGAGGATAAATGATGAGAGGACTTTGGATGATCCAATTGGTGGAGAACCACCTGATAGGTTAGTCGAAGGGGTCGATGTAGTAGATGAAGATGGTGGGGATAGATGGAATAGTCGAGACCCACGTGatggtaaaataaaatttggagaTCTTGATGACAGTGGGAAAGATGACTCATCAAGACGTAGGCCCTCCCGTGGATTGGCAAGACCCAGAGGGAAGGGAAGAGCTAGTGAAGCTGCTTCTGAAAATGAGCAGGGTTTGACATCTCCGGGATCTGGTAGTCGATCGGGGCAGGGACGGATTTTTAGGGATaggaatttgataaaaagtttAGATTTGAGAAGAGGACAGGAGGCAAGAAAGTATCCAGGAAATTTAAATCCTGATGGTTTTATCGTGGAAAGAGAGGATACTGATGATTGCTTTCAGGAATGCAAAATTGGAACCAAAGACATTTCTGATCTGGTCAAGAAGGCAGTTAGAGCTGCTGAAGCAGAAGCTACTGCTGCAAATGCACCCGCTGAAGCCATCAAAGCAGCTGGTGATGCTGCTGCTGAAGTTGTCAAGAGTGCAGCCTTGGAG GAATTTAAATCTTCCAACAGCGAAGAAGCTGCAGTTTTGGCTGCTGCAAGAGCTGCATCGACTGTTATTGATGCTGCTAATGCAGTTGAAGTTTCTCG TGACAGGAACAGATGCAGTAATGATGACTCGGTGACTTCTGGCGGTACAGAAACAGAAGCTACTGAGGATGCTGAAGAATACTTCGTTCCTGATTCTGAATCACTTGCACAGATTAGGGAAAAATTCTGCATCCAGTGCCTTGAGATATTAGGGGAATATGTGGAAGTTCTGGGGCCTGTCCTGCATGAAAAGGGAGTAGATGTTTGTCTTGCATTATTGCAACGCAGTTCTAAACTTACGGAGGTATCAAAGGCAGCGACCCTCTTGCCTGATGTGATGAAGCTCATCTGTGCATTGGCTGCACACCGTAAATTTGCTGCATTATTTGTTGATAGGAGTGGCATGCAGAAATTACTAGCCGTCCCTACGGTTGAACAAACTTTTTTTGGCCTATCTTCATGCTTATTTACTATAGGTTCTCTTCAG gGAATAATGGAGCGTGTATGCGCACTTCCTTCAGATGTTGTCTACCAAGTGGTTGAATTAGCTATTCAACTTCTTGAGTGCCCTCAGGACCAAGCCCGGAAAAATGCAGCCTTGTTTTTTGGTGCGGCATTTGTCTTCAGAGCTGTTATTGATGCTTTTGATGCTCAAGATGGTTTACAGAAGTTGTTGGGCCTTTTAAATGATGCTGCCGCAGTTAGATCCGGGGTTAATTCAGGTGCATTGAACCTGTCTGGTGCATCAGCTCTACGTAATGATCGTTCACCACCAGAAGTCTTGACATCATCAGAGAAGCAAATAGCTTATCACACCTGTGTTGCTTTGAGACAATATTTCCGAGCACATCTTCTTTTGCTCTTGGATACCATCCGTCCCTACAAAAACAATCGAAGTGTGGCTCGGAATATTCCAAGTGTAAGGGCTGCATACAAGCCACTTGACCTTAGTAATGAGGCTGTGGATGCAGTTTTTTTGCAGTTACAGAAGGATAGAAAACTGGGTTCTGCATTTGTGAGGACTCGTTTTCCTGCAGTTGAcaagtttttactttttaatggGCATATTACTATGTTAGAATTATGTCAG GCTCCACCTGTCGAACGCTATTTGCATGACCTGCTTCAGTATGCATTGGGCGTCCTGCATATTGTTACATTGGTAAATGACAGCCGCAAAATGATAGTAAATGCCACATTAAGCAATAATCGTGTTGGTATAGCTGTCATTCTGGATGCAGCAAATATTTCTGGTAACTATGTTGACCATGAG aTCATACAGCCAGCATTGAATGTGTTGATCAATCTTGTTTGTCCACCTCCTTCAATTAGCAATAAACCGCCGCTTCTTGCACAAGGTCAGCAGACTGCATCTGGTCAATTCACAAATGCTTCTGCTATGGATGGTAGTAACAAAAATACAGAACGTAGCCTGAGTGATCTAAGGGAACGGAGCGGGGAGTCAAGTGTTGCTGATCGAGGCATTGTTGCAGCTTCTGCTACTCGATCCATTAGTAGCACTTCACAGACACCTGTTCCTACAGCAGCTTCAGGATTGGTTGGAGATCGAAGAATATTTTTGGGTACCGGAGCTGGTTGTGCTGGCCTTGCTGCGCAAATGGAACAAGGATATCGTCAAGCAAGGGAAGCTGTTCGTGCCAACAATGGTATAAAGGTTCTTCTCCATCTTCTACAACCACGCATATATTCACCTCCTGCTGCTCTCGACTGTATTCGTGCTCTTGCTTGTCGGGTACTGCTTGGTTTAGCCAGGGATGATACAATTGCGCACATATTGACCAAACTTCAG gtTGGGAAAAAGTTGTCGGAGCTAATTCGAGACTCTGGTAGTCAGATGCCTGGAACTGATCAAGGCAGGTGGCAAGCTGAACTTGCCCAGGTGGCAATAGAACTAATTGCG ATTGTCACAAATTCAGGGCGTGCAAGTACGTTAGCTGCTACTGATGCTGCTACCCCTACTCTGAGGCGCATAGAAAGAGCTGCAATTGCTGCTGCAACACCTATCACTTATCATTCTAG GGAACTTCTGCTCCTCATGCATGAACACCTTCAGGCTTCTGGTTTGGCTGCAACTGCTGCTACACTGCTGAAAGAGGCCCAATTGACACCTTTGCCATCACTGGCAGCTGCATCTTCCCTCATGCATCAAACTACCACACAAGAAACTCCTTCAACACAGCTCCAGTGGCCCTCTGGTCGAACCCCTTGTGGGTTTATGTGCAAGAAATCCAAAGCAATTGCACGTGATGAGGATTCCTGCTTGAGGTGCGAATCAGCTTTGTCTTCAAAGAAGAAACCTCTTGTTTTCTCACCAACTTTCAATTCACAGTCAAGAATTCAGTCTCTAACCCTTGATTCCAATCAATCCTCATTTAAAAAAGCCTCAAGTGGTCCAAAACAATCTGCTGCTGCCGGAAATTTATCAGAGGCACTACCAGAAGCCTTGCCAAAAAATAATCCTGACACAGAATCTTTATGTAAAACTCCAATTGTACTGCCAATGAAACGGAAGTTATCTGATCTGAAAGATGTTGGTTTGGCATCATCTGGGAAGCGAGTCAACACTGGTGAGCATGGACTTCGTTCTCCAGTTTGTTTGACACCAAATGCTGTGCGTAAGAACAGTTTACTTGGTGATACTGTTGGATATTGTACACCAATTTCCAATTTGAGGGATTTACATGGCCGATCAACACCAAGTAGTTTGGTAGATTATCTAGATGACAACCAATACGGTAATTGCACCCAGCCTGGACTGCTAAATGATCACCAACCCAGCAACTCAGAGCGGTTAACTCTTGACTCTCTTGTTGTTCAGTACTTGAAGCATCAGCATCGCCAGTGCCCAGCTCCTATAACCACTCTTCCGCCACTCTCTCTCTTACACCCGCACGTTTGTCCTGAACCGAAAAGGAGTATTGATGCCCCATCAAATGTAACAGCTAGGCTTGGGACACGTGAATTCAGAAGTATATATGGTGGGGTCCATGGAAATCGCCGAGATCGCCAATTTGTATATAGTCGATTCAGGCTGTTGAGAACTTGCAGAGATGACGCTGATGCACTTTTGACATGCATAACTTTTCTTGGGGATTCCTCTCATCTTGGAGTTGGCAGTCATACAGGAGAGCTTAAAATTTTTGATTCCAATAGCAATAGTGTGCTTGAGAGTTGCACAAGCCACCAGTCTCCTTTGACATTTATtcaatcatatatatatggtgAAACACAATTGCTGCTCTCTTCAAGTTCCCAGGATGTCCGCTTGTGGGATGCTTCCTCAATCTCAGGTGGACCTGTGCATTCACTTGACGGGTGCAAGGCTGCAAGGTTTAGCAATTCTGGAAATGTATTTGCCACCTTAACGGTTGAGCCAGCACGACGTGAAATTCTCCTTTATGATGTCCAAACCTGTCAAGTGGAATCAACTCTGTCAGATACAGTTTCGAGTTTTACAGGCCGTGGCCATGTTTATTCCCTTATACACTTTAGCCCTTCAGATACAATGTTGCTCTGGAATGGAGTTCTGTGGGATAGGCGGCAGTCTGGTCCCGTTCACCGGTTTGATCAGTTTACTGATTATGGTGGTGGGGGTTTTCATCCTGCTGGGAATGAG GTGATTATAAACTCTGAGGTCTGGGATCTTCGGAAGTTTAGGCTCCTTCGAAGTGTACCGTCATTGGACCAAACAGCAATAACATTTAATGCACGTGGTGATGTCATTTATGCAATCCTGAGGAGAAATCTTGACGATGTAATGTCAGCTGTGCATACCCGTCGTGTAAAGCACCCTTTGTTTGCTGCGTTTCACACTGTAGATGCCATCAATTATTCGGAAATTGCCACTATACCAGTAGACCGCTGCGTCCTTGATTTCGCATCAGAGGCAACTGATTCTTTTGTTGGTTTGATTACAATGGATGACCAAGAAGAGATGTATTCATCTGCTAGGATATATGAGATTGGTCGGCGAAGGCCAACAGATGATGACTCTGATCCTGATGATGCTGACAGTGAGGAAGATgaggaagatgatgatgatgatgatgaagatggTGATGTGGATCCCATTCTGGGTGCAGACCTGGATGGGGATGGTGAGAGTGATGCTGATGATATGAgcaatgatgatgatgatgatagtgCGAGCGATCTCGATGATGAAGAGGATGATGGGGATTTTATGATGGATGGTATGGACTTTGATGGGGGAGGAGCAGGGATACTGGAAATTGTGACTGAGGGTGATGAAGAGGATGATGACAGTCAGTTGGTTGAATCTTACAGCAGTGGCGAGGAGGATGACTTTGTCAGTAATGGTTTTAActattaa